The following coding sequences are from one Streptomyces angustmyceticus window:
- the ddaH gene encoding dimethylargininase, giving the protein MSRTARPRRYLVCEPRHFDVRYAINPWMSADAPVDTALAGRQWTTLMDAYRAHGHTVETVPPVATLPDMVFAANSALVVGGRVFGSSFHAPQRRPESTEYETWFKAAGYDVYRPESLCEGEGDLVPAGRYILAGTGFRTTPAAHREVQEFFGVPTIGLQLVDPYFYHLDTALFVLEETPETGEANIAYYPGAFSTGSREVLRRLFPEALLATRDDAMAFGLNSVSDGRHVFVAPQATGLIDRLAAHGYVPVPVDLSEFHKAGGGIKCCTQEIRS; this is encoded by the coding sequence ATGAGCCGTACCGCGCGCCCCCGGCGCTATCTGGTCTGCGAGCCCAGACACTTCGACGTGCGTTATGCGATCAATCCGTGGATGAGCGCGGACGCACCGGTGGACACCGCCCTCGCGGGGCGCCAGTGGACGACGCTGATGGACGCCTACCGCGCCCACGGCCACACGGTCGAGACCGTGCCCCCGGTGGCCACGCTGCCCGACATGGTGTTCGCGGCGAACTCCGCGCTCGTCGTGGGCGGCCGGGTCTTCGGCTCGTCCTTCCACGCGCCGCAGCGCCGGCCGGAGTCCACGGAGTACGAGACCTGGTTCAAGGCCGCCGGGTACGACGTCTACCGGCCCGAGTCGCTGTGCGAGGGCGAGGGCGACCTCGTGCCGGCCGGCCGCTACATCCTGGCGGGCACCGGCTTTCGCACCACGCCGGCCGCGCACCGCGAGGTGCAGGAGTTCTTCGGCGTCCCGACCATCGGCCTGCAGTTGGTGGACCCGTACTTCTACCACCTGGACACCGCGCTGTTCGTCCTGGAGGAGACGCCGGAGACGGGCGAGGCGAACATCGCGTACTACCCCGGGGCGTTCTCGACCGGCAGCCGCGAGGTGCTGCGGCGGCTGTTCCCGGAGGCGTTGCTCGCCACCCGCGACGACGCCATGGCCTTCGGCCTCAACTCCGTCTCCGACGGCCGCCACGTCTTCGTCGCGCCGCAGGCCACCGGCCTGATCGACCGGCTCGCCGCGCACGGCTATGTCCCCGTCCCCGTCGACCTCTCGGAGTTCCACAAGGCCGGCGGCGGCATCAAGTGCTGCACCCAGGAGATTCGCTCATGA
- a CDS encoding MBL fold metallo-hydrolase → MHAVSDAAPAWAVGDITVRRIDEVALPTQTGRWLLPDATSDVVAQSPWLRPDFADPAGALRLVTHSFALEAGGLRIVVDTGIGNDKPRENPAWDHMNSDYLQRLTAAGFAPETVDLVLLTHLHTDHVGWNTRSDQGEWIPTFPRARYLTARAEWDHWAGVELDAARRQMFRDSVHPVRDAGLLDLVDVPAEGATVAPGVRLLPTPGHTPGQIAVELRSAGQAALITGDCVHHPVQLSHPAISSCVDADPAQAARTRRALLAALAGTDTLLLGSHFPPPTAGRVVTDGDAYRLATVAPDRP, encoded by the coding sequence ATGCATGCCGTCAGTGACGCGGCCCCCGCTTGGGCGGTCGGCGACATCACCGTCCGCCGGATCGACGAGGTGGCGCTCCCCACGCAGACCGGCCGATGGCTGCTGCCCGACGCGACCTCGGACGTGGTGGCCCAATCCCCGTGGCTGCGGCCGGACTTCGCCGACCCCGCGGGCGCCCTCCGCCTGGTCACGCACAGCTTCGCGCTGGAGGCGGGGGGTCTGCGCATCGTCGTCGACACCGGAATCGGCAACGACAAGCCCCGGGAGAACCCCGCCTGGGACCACATGAACAGCGACTACCTCCAGCGCCTGACGGCGGCCGGCTTCGCCCCCGAGACGGTGGACCTGGTCCTCCTCACTCACCTGCACACCGACCACGTCGGCTGGAACACCCGCTCCGACCAGGGCGAATGGATCCCCACCTTCCCCCGTGCCCGCTATCTGACGGCCCGCGCGGAGTGGGACCACTGGGCCGGCGTGGAGCTGGACGCGGCCCGCCGCCAGATGTTCCGGGACTCCGTCCACCCGGTCCGCGACGCCGGTCTGCTCGACCTGGTCGACGTGCCCGCCGAGGGCGCCACGGTCGCCCCCGGCGTCCGTCTGCTGCCCACCCCGGGGCATACGCCGGGCCAGATCGCCGTGGAGCTGCGCAGCGCCGGGCAGGCGGCCCTGATCACCGGCGACTGCGTCCATCACCCGGTCCAGCTCTCCCACCCCGCCATATCCAGCTGTGTGGACGCCGACCCCGCGCAGGCCGCACGCACCCGCCGCGCCCTGCTCGCCGCGCTCGCCGGCACCGACACCCTGCTGCTCGGCAGCCACTTCCCGCCCCCCACCGCGGGCCGGGTCGTCACCGACGGCGACGCCTACCGCCTCGCGACCGTCGCCCCGGACCGCCCGTGA
- a CDS encoding ATP-grasp domain-containing protein, which translates to MRIGLVTADPGHPLLARVTELLMPAHRVEWLDPGGELPDPGASPLADVYLLKARTPRALALAARLEEHGAPVLNSAAATARCQDRVEMAEVARAAGLPFAATTAVDTLGRLAAAGEPAAPLVIKSRFSRRHDLVARADSAARLRELAADWPDEPVVAQEFTANSGWDHKLWVVDGRLFAGLRRSELAPDGRGPTLPLPVGELPASWTGAALRAGEVFGLDVYGVDVLDAGGGAPLIVDINAFPGIRGQAGAPEALAELALRTGERGRTTAPGEEPTADPGVGRTDTPEERPTATATATAGERTTTTPGERKLPEVSRK; encoded by the coding sequence ATGAGGATCGGGCTGGTCACCGCGGACCCCGGGCATCCGCTGCTGGCCCGGGTCACCGAGCTGCTGATGCCGGCGCACCGGGTCGAGTGGCTCGACCCGGGCGGCGAGCTGCCGGACCCCGGCGCCTCCCCGCTCGCCGACGTCTACCTCCTCAAGGCGCGCACGCCCCGGGCGCTGGCGCTGGCCGCACGCCTGGAGGAGCACGGCGCCCCGGTGCTCAACTCCGCGGCGGCGACCGCGCGGTGCCAGGACCGCGTCGAGATGGCCGAGGTGGCCCGCGCGGCGGGGCTGCCGTTCGCCGCCACCACCGCGGTGGACACGCTCGGCCGGCTGGCCGCGGCCGGGGAGCCGGCCGCCCCGCTGGTGATCAAGAGCCGGTTCAGCCGCCGCCATGACCTGGTGGCCCGCGCCGACAGCGCCGCCCGCCTGCGCGAACTGGCCGCCGACTGGCCCGACGAGCCGGTGGTGGCCCAGGAGTTCACCGCGAACAGCGGGTGGGACCACAAGCTGTGGGTGGTCGACGGGCGGCTCTTCGCCGGGCTGCGCCGCTCGGAGCTGGCCCCGGACGGCCGCGGGCCGACGCTGCCGCTGCCGGTCGGTGAGCTGCCCGCGAGCTGGACCGGCGCCGCGCTCCGGGCCGGCGAGGTCTTCGGCCTGGACGTCTACGGCGTGGACGTCCTCGACGCCGGCGGCGGCGCGCCGCTGATCGTGGACATCAACGCCTTCCCCGGCATCCGCGGCCAGGCCGGCGCCCCGGAGGCCCTCGCGGAACTCGCCCTGCGTACGGGGGAGCGCGGCCGGACGACCGCCCCGGGGGAAGAGCCCACGGCCGACCCGGGGGTTGGTCGGACTGACACCCCGGAGGAGCGCCCGACCGCGACCGCGACCGCGACCGCGGGCGAGCGAACGACGACCACCCCGGGCGAAAGAAAGCTGCCAGAAGTCAGCCGCAAATAG
- a CDS encoding family 2 encapsulin nanocompartment cargo protein terpene cyclase: MTQQPFELPTFYTPHPARLNPHLEAARTHSTAWARRMGMLEGSGIWEEKDLAAHDYALLCAYTHPDCDADALSLVTDWYVWVFFFDDHFLEKFKRTLDRKGGKAYLDRLPAFMPMDPAAPVPEPANPVEAGLADLWARTVPHMSADWRRRFAESTEHLLNESLWELSNINIHRVPNPVEYIEMRRKVGGAPWSAGLVEYAAGAEVPAAVAGSRPLRVLRDTFSDAVHLRNDLFSYQRETEEEGELSNGVLVLETFLDCPTQEAADAVNDLITSRLQQFENTVVTELPALFLDKGLDPKSCADVLAYAKGLQDWQSGGHEWHLRSSRYMNGGGSAAGGAQPWSPFAAGGLGTSAADLRTALTTAGALRLRGATHVPHQKVGPSRIPDLSLPFPTTLSPHLEGARHRVVAWARRMGFFGPQPGVPLSDVWDEPAMVRYDLALCAAGLHPDATAEQLDLEAAWLAWGTYADDYYPQVFGRTRDLAAAKACTARLSACMPLDLAAAVPEPVNAMERGLADLWARTVGPMTPEARGAFREAVDTMTAGWLWELDNQALNRIPDPVDYIEMRRATFGSDLTMSLSRLDHGRRIPPEVYRTGTLRALQNAAADYACLLNDVFSYQKEIEYEGEVHNGILVVQNFFDCDYPTALHIVHDLMTSRLEEFQHVAAHELPVVCDDFELGPEAREALDDHVRELRNWLAGILTWHRDCLRYTEPELRHPAGSPGWPGTPTGLGTSAAHLFRSSVAVAGTGTGAG, encoded by the coding sequence GTGACGCAGCAGCCATTCGAATTGCCCACCTTCTACACGCCCCATCCGGCGCGGCTGAACCCGCACCTGGAGGCGGCCCGTACGCACTCCACGGCATGGGCGCGCCGGATGGGAATGCTGGAGGGCTCGGGCATCTGGGAGGAGAAGGACCTCGCGGCGCACGACTACGCCCTGCTGTGCGCCTACACCCATCCGGACTGCGACGCGGACGCGCTCTCACTGGTGACCGACTGGTACGTCTGGGTCTTCTTCTTCGACGACCACTTCCTGGAGAAGTTCAAGCGGACGCTCGACCGCAAGGGCGGCAAGGCGTACCTCGACCGGCTGCCCGCCTTCATGCCGATGGACCCCGCCGCGCCCGTCCCCGAGCCGGCCAACCCCGTCGAGGCGGGGCTCGCAGACCTGTGGGCCCGCACGGTGCCGCACATGTCGGCCGACTGGCGGAGGCGGTTCGCCGAGAGCACCGAGCACCTGCTCAACGAGTCGCTGTGGGAACTGTCCAACATCAACATCCACCGGGTGCCCAACCCCGTCGAGTACATCGAGATGCGCCGCAAGGTCGGCGGCGCGCCCTGGTCGGCGGGCCTGGTGGAGTACGCGGCCGGCGCGGAGGTGCCCGCGGCCGTCGCAGGCTCCCGCCCGCTGCGGGTCCTGCGGGACACCTTCTCCGACGCGGTGCACCTGCGCAACGACCTGTTCTCCTACCAGCGGGAGACGGAGGAGGAGGGCGAGCTGAGCAACGGCGTGCTGGTGCTGGAGACCTTCCTGGACTGCCCCACCCAGGAGGCCGCCGACGCCGTCAACGACCTGATCACCTCCCGGCTGCAGCAGTTCGAGAACACCGTGGTCACCGAACTCCCCGCGCTCTTCCTGGACAAGGGCCTGGACCCGAAGTCCTGCGCGGACGTGCTGGCGTACGCCAAGGGGCTCCAGGACTGGCAGTCCGGCGGCCATGAATGGCACCTGCGCTCCAGCCGCTACATGAACGGCGGCGGGTCCGCGGCCGGCGGCGCGCAGCCCTGGTCGCCCTTCGCCGCCGGCGGACTCGGCACCTCGGCCGCGGACCTGAGGACCGCGCTGACCACGGCCGGCGCGCTCCGCCTGCGCGGCGCCACCCATGTGCCGCACCAGAAGGTCGGCCCCTCCCGCATCCCCGACCTCTCCCTGCCGTTCCCCACCACCCTCAGCCCGCATCTGGAAGGCGCCCGCCACCGGGTCGTCGCCTGGGCGCGCCGGATGGGCTTCTTCGGCCCGCAGCCCGGCGTGCCGCTCTCCGACGTCTGGGACGAGCCCGCGATGGTCCGCTACGACCTGGCGCTGTGCGCGGCCGGCCTCCACCCGGACGCCACCGCGGAGCAACTGGACCTGGAGGCCGCCTGGCTGGCCTGGGGCACCTACGCCGACGACTACTACCCCCAGGTCTTCGGCCGGACCCGCGACCTCGCCGCGGCCAAGGCGTGCACCGCGCGGCTGTCGGCCTGTATGCCCCTCGACCTCGCGGCCGCCGTGCCGGAGCCGGTCAACGCGATGGAACGCGGCCTGGCCGACCTGTGGGCGCGGACCGTGGGACCGATGACCCCCGAGGCGCGCGGGGCGTTCCGCGAGGCCGTCGACACCATGACGGCCGGCTGGCTCTGGGAGCTCGACAACCAGGCCCTGAACCGCATCCCCGACCCGGTCGACTACATCGAGATGCGCCGCGCGACCTTCGGCTCCGACCTCACCATGAGCCTGAGCCGCCTCGACCACGGCCGGCGGATCCCGCCGGAGGTGTACCGCACCGGAACCCTGCGCGCCCTGCAGAACGCCGCGGCCGACTACGCCTGCCTGCTGAACGACGTCTTCTCCTACCAGAAGGAGATCGAGTACGAGGGCGAGGTCCACAACGGCATCCTGGTCGTCCAGAACTTCTTCGACTGCGACTACCCGACCGCGCTGCACATCGTCCATGACCTCATGACCTCGCGCCTGGAGGAGTTCCAGCACGTCGCCGCCCACGAACTCCCGGTCGTCTGCGACGACTTCGAGCTGGGGCCGGAGGCCCGCGAGGCGCTCGACGACCATGTCCGCGAGCTGCGGAACTGGCTCGCCGGCATCCTCACCTGGCACCGCGACTGCCTGCGCTACACCGAGCCCGAACTGCGTCACCCGGCCGGCTCCCCGGGGTGGCCGGGCACGCCGACCGGACTGGGGACGTCGGCGGCGCATCTCTTCCGGTCGTCGGTCGCGGTCGCGGGGACGGGTACGGGGGCGGGCTGA
- a CDS encoding ABC transporter ATP-binding protein: MDRVFRELVADTSIRTRRVGFKEAVRRFWPLTRGDRRWILLVILSAILAAFAETVAILLFAQLTDNALQKGSISAFWQPAGLWLTVAVAGAIVGYLGNSLAAWTAERFVMRLRARVFAHLQTLPPHFFQRNRRGDLVERLTGDVDAIEQLVVSGLVQAATALFGVIFYAGAALLLRWDLALATFALAPLFLVATTRFTRRVKEVSRRERSADGAITSVVEEGLVNVVLTQAYNRQRDEQERLQREARKWLRASVTSARINELYGQLVEVLETLCVLAIIGLGVWEISSGRMTLGQLLAFAAFVGYLYPPIRDLGQLGLTVTQATAGAERLLEILDAPPAVTDPAPATVVPAPNRAVGAVEVCRVGFSYPGGKQEVLHDFSCTAVPGELVVITGPSGAGKSTLAALLLRFYDPDSGSVRLDGIPVNRMPLARLRRNITLLPQDTLVLHDTVAENIACGRDDVTHADVVDAARAADADEFISALPDGYDTVIAPGTSRLSGGQLQRVAIARAMLRNAPVLILDEPTTGLDTLATQRILDPLRRLAEGRTTLVITHDLDLATDADRILVLDEGRLVESGRHDELLARGGLYATLFHAHPPPGNGSAHPLARPSGSSH, translated from the coding sequence ATGGACCGCGTGTTCCGCGAACTCGTCGCGGACACCTCGATCCGTACCAGGCGGGTGGGGTTCAAGGAGGCGGTGCGGCGTTTCTGGCCGCTGACCCGCGGCGACCGGCGATGGATCCTGCTCGTCATCCTGAGCGCCATCCTCGCCGCGTTCGCGGAAACGGTCGCGATCCTGCTCTTCGCCCAACTCACCGACAACGCCCTGCAGAAGGGCTCGATCAGCGCCTTCTGGCAACCCGCCGGGCTGTGGCTCACCGTGGCCGTGGCCGGCGCGATCGTCGGATACCTGGGCAACTCGCTGGCCGCCTGGACGGCGGAACGCTTCGTGATGCGGCTACGAGCCCGCGTCTTCGCCCATCTCCAGACGCTGCCGCCGCACTTCTTCCAGCGCAACCGCCGCGGTGACCTGGTCGAGCGGCTCACCGGCGACGTCGACGCCATCGAACAACTCGTGGTCTCCGGCCTCGTCCAGGCGGCCACGGCCCTGTTCGGCGTCATCTTCTACGCCGGAGCCGCGCTCCTGCTGCGCTGGGACCTGGCACTCGCCACCTTCGCCCTGGCCCCGCTGTTCCTGGTCGCCACCACCCGCTTCACCCGCCGGGTCAAGGAGGTCTCCCGCCGGGAGCGCTCGGCGGACGGCGCCATCACCTCGGTCGTCGAGGAGGGCCTGGTCAATGTCGTCCTCACCCAGGCATACAACCGGCAGCGGGACGAACAGGAGCGGCTGCAGCGCGAGGCCCGCAAGTGGCTGCGGGCGTCGGTGACCAGCGCCCGCATCAACGAGCTGTACGGACAGCTGGTCGAGGTCCTCGAAACGCTCTGCGTCCTGGCGATCATCGGCCTGGGCGTGTGGGAGATCTCCTCGGGACGGATGACCCTCGGGCAGCTCCTGGCCTTCGCCGCGTTCGTCGGCTACCTCTACCCGCCGATCCGCGACCTCGGCCAGCTCGGACTGACGGTCACCCAGGCGACCGCCGGTGCCGAACGCCTGCTGGAGATCCTCGACGCCCCGCCCGCCGTCACCGACCCCGCCCCCGCAACCGTCGTCCCGGCCCCGAACCGCGCCGTCGGCGCCGTGGAGGTGTGCCGGGTCGGCTTCAGCTATCCGGGCGGCAAGCAGGAGGTGCTCCACGACTTCTCGTGCACCGCCGTGCCCGGGGAGCTGGTGGTCATCACCGGCCCCAGCGGCGCGGGCAAGTCCACCCTGGCGGCCCTGCTGCTGAGGTTCTACGACCCCGACAGCGGCAGCGTGCGGCTGGACGGCATCCCCGTGAACCGGATGCCGCTGGCCCGGCTCCGCCGCAACATCACCCTGCTGCCCCAGGACACCCTCGTCCTGCACGACACCGTGGCGGAGAACATCGCCTGCGGACGCGACGACGTGACCCACGCCGACGTCGTCGACGCGGCCCGGGCCGCCGACGCCGACGAGTTCATCTCCGCCCTCCCCGACGGCTACGACACCGTCATCGCGCCGGGCACCTCCCGGCTCTCCGGCGGCCAGCTCCAGCGCGTCGCGATCGCCCGCGCCATGCTGCGCAACGCCCCCGTGCTCATCCTCGACGAGCCCACCACCGGCCTGGACACCCTGGCCACCCAACGCATCCTCGACCCGCTGCGGCGCCTGGCCGAAGGCCGCACCACCCTGGTGATCACCCACGACCTGGACCTCGCCACGGACGCCGACCGCATCCTGGTCCTGGACGAGGGGCGCCTGGTGGAATCGGGCCGCCACGACGAACTCCTCGCCCGCGGTGGCCTGTACGCCACCCTCTTCCACGCCCACCCACCGCCCGGCAACGGCTCCGCCCACCCCCTCGCCCGCCCGTCGGGCAGCAGTCACTGA
- a CDS encoding ATP-grasp domain-containing protein yields the protein MRLCFLVEEQYRHDGMPLDVIRQLDAWGHQVDVRWPGRSLISLSDAIRAGSHDAWVLKTVSGGPGLTLLEAAATAGLTTVNDVRAIRGVRDKALAAVIARGAGLPVPVTYAAARPEEFAAIPEAEFPIVVKPADGSSGRAVRLVATPDRLRDPAGPAGAGAPGAPDGGLLIAQPYVPNSGTDLKVYSVAGELYATERCSPLHPAHAVRERQVPLTPEIARIAADIGTVFGLDLYGVDILLGPDGPVAVDINDFPSFRQVPDAVARVSAAIVDLARNGASGAGAGAAADPATGARPAAGQPAAIPGAAATAAPTAASSAPPFTAPPAPPAPPAPRAGRPAASIGGGR from the coding sequence ATGAGACTCTGCTTCCTGGTGGAGGAGCAGTACCGCCACGACGGCATGCCGCTGGACGTGATCCGCCAACTCGACGCCTGGGGACACCAGGTGGACGTGCGCTGGCCCGGCCGCTCGCTGATATCCCTGTCCGACGCGATACGGGCGGGCAGCCACGATGCCTGGGTCCTCAAGACCGTCTCCGGCGGTCCGGGCCTGACCCTGCTGGAGGCCGCGGCGACCGCCGGGCTGACCACGGTCAACGACGTCCGGGCGATCCGCGGGGTGCGCGACAAGGCGCTCGCCGCGGTGATCGCCCGCGGTGCGGGGCTGCCCGTCCCCGTCACGTATGCGGCGGCCCGGCCCGAGGAGTTCGCGGCGATACCCGAGGCGGAGTTCCCGATCGTGGTCAAGCCCGCGGACGGCAGCTCAGGGCGCGCCGTCCGGCTGGTGGCGACCCCGGACCGGCTGCGGGACCCCGCCGGGCCGGCCGGCGCCGGGGCCCCGGGAGCGCCGGACGGCGGGCTGCTCATCGCCCAGCCCTATGTGCCCAACTCCGGTACGGACCTGAAGGTGTACAGCGTCGCCGGTGAGCTGTACGCGACCGAGCGGTGCTCGCCGCTGCACCCCGCGCACGCCGTACGCGAACGCCAGGTGCCGCTCACCCCCGAGATCGCCCGGATCGCCGCCGACATCGGCACCGTCTTCGGCCTCGACCTCTACGGGGTCGACATCCTGCTCGGCCCCGACGGCCCGGTGGCGGTCGACATCAACGACTTCCCGAGCTTCCGTCAGGTGCCGGACGCCGTGGCCCGGGTGTCCGCCGCCATCGTGGACCTCGCCCGTAACGGGGCGTCGGGCGCGGGGGCGGGGGCGGCGGCCGACCCGGCGACAGGGGCTCGGCCGGCGGCCGGGCAGCCGGCGGCGATCCCCGGGGCGGCCGCGACCGCTGCCCCCACGGCAGCCTCCTCCGCACCCCCGTTCACCGCCCCTCCCGCCCCGCCGGCGCCTCCCGCCCCGCGCGCCGGCCGGCCCGCCGCCTCGATAGGCGGGGGCCGATGA
- a CDS encoding Lrp/AsnC family transcriptional regulator: MTHKAAPFDDLDRKIVAALIDNGRASFAEIGAAVGLSSTAVKRRVDRMRENNVITGFTATVRPAALGWLTEAYVEVYCDSAAPPRRLAEVVRNHPEIAAAMTVTGGADALLHVRATDVEHFEEVLERIRTEPFIRKTISFMVLSHLLPDSPEAGATQSSDAGRPTGARPSPGGTAS; the protein is encoded by the coding sequence GTGACCCACAAGGCCGCGCCCTTCGACGACCTCGACCGCAAGATCGTTGCGGCGTTGATCGACAACGGCCGGGCGAGCTTCGCGGAGATCGGCGCCGCGGTCGGGCTGTCGTCCACCGCGGTGAAGCGGCGGGTGGACCGGATGCGCGAGAACAACGTGATCACGGGGTTCACCGCGACCGTCCGGCCGGCCGCCCTGGGCTGGCTGACCGAGGCGTATGTCGAGGTGTACTGCGACAGCGCGGCGCCGCCCCGGAGGCTGGCGGAGGTGGTGCGCAACCACCCGGAGATCGCCGCGGCGATGACCGTGACCGGGGGCGCCGACGCACTGCTGCACGTCCGGGCGACCGATGTCGAGCACTTCGAGGAGGTGCTCGAACGGATCAGGACCGAGCCGTTCATCCGCAAGACGATCAGCTTCATGGTGCTCTCCCACCTCCTGCCGGACAGCCCGGAGGCGGGCGCCACCCAGTCCTCGGACGCCGGCCGCCCCACGGGCGCCCGCCCCTCCCCCGGCGGCACCGCCTCCTGA
- a CDS encoding TetR/AcrR family transcriptional regulator, with translation MSPRQMTRPGGRSARVQESVHAAVRALEAEQGRAALTVPLVAARAGVTPSTIYRRWGDLQELLSDVAVERLRPEAPPADHGALRTDLETWAEQFLEEMASPPGRAYLRDALAGDPDGSHAGQCSAYAAEQVDVILARAADRGEQVPDADIVMDHIVAPMIYRLVFRPGPMDASYARGLVEATLSGLMPPR, from the coding sequence ATGAGCCCCAGGCAGATGACCCGCCCCGGGGGGCGTAGTGCCCGCGTCCAGGAATCGGTGCACGCAGCCGTGCGCGCACTCGAAGCGGAGCAGGGCCGTGCGGCGCTGACGGTGCCCCTGGTGGCCGCGCGCGCCGGCGTCACGCCGTCGACCATCTACCGCCGGTGGGGAGACCTCCAGGAGCTGCTGTCCGACGTGGCCGTCGAACGCCTCCGCCCGGAGGCGCCGCCCGCCGACCACGGCGCGCTGCGCACGGACCTGGAGACCTGGGCGGAACAGTTCCTGGAGGAGATGGCCTCGCCCCCGGGGCGGGCCTACCTCCGCGACGCACTGGCCGGCGATCCGGACGGCAGCCATGCGGGCCAGTGCTCGGCCTACGCCGCCGAGCAGGTGGACGTCATCCTCGCCCGCGCCGCCGACCGCGGCGAGCAGGTGCCGGACGCCGACATCGTGATGGACCACATCGTCGCCCCCATGATCTACCGGCTGGTCTTCCGGCCGGGCCCGATGGACGCGTCGTACGCCCGCGGCCTCGTGGAGGCGACGCTCTCCGGGCTGATGCCGCCGCGCTGA
- a CDS encoding amidohydrolase family protein, translating into MGLTGAGGLLGAAGLGGGEAAAAGGPHGKGAVRPEQFHGGAHLLVPEVLLLPDGPVRDRAVLVRDGTFRAIGPARQLIAAHRDLHPVRLDGHLLMPGFVDAHHHLTQSFGKARSFGRPSEIFKTVWEPLEHALDEESAYVSAKLAALEALRGGFTTVADAGTRAPVDVGVVARATEEAGLRCVLSEIVSHGADGQAHLGRWDGHPLVHPSLAIAVPEDAPGEVIKRTADLCAEAGAVLQIHVNEHLASVERSLKSVAAGDSSCGAGRMWLEHATAHSADAVGLGSVTGEIAVGKAADFLVVDLDVPELTPSYDLRWELVRLAHRDQITAVVVGGRLRLWCGRPLDWDGPALVSRAAELGPEVVRRAGLHRVEPPRPA; encoded by the coding sequence ATGGGCCTGACCGGTGCGGGCGGGCTCCTGGGCGCGGCGGGCCTGGGCGGCGGGGAGGCGGCCGCGGCCGGCGGTCCGCACGGCAAGGGCGCGGTGCGGCCCGAACAGTTCCACGGCGGCGCGCACTTGCTCGTCCCGGAGGTGCTCCTGTTGCCGGACGGGCCGGTACGGGACCGGGCCGTCCTGGTCCGTGACGGCACGTTCCGCGCGATCGGCCCGGCCCGGCAGCTCATCGCCGCGCACCGCGACCTCCACCCGGTGCGCCTGGACGGCCACCTGCTCATGCCCGGCTTCGTGGACGCGCACCACCACCTGACCCAGAGCTTCGGCAAGGCGCGGTCCTTCGGCCGGCCGTCGGAGATCTTCAAGACCGTCTGGGAGCCGCTGGAGCACGCGCTGGACGAGGAGAGCGCCTATGTCTCGGCGAAGCTGGCCGCGCTGGAGGCCCTGCGCGGCGGCTTCACGACGGTCGCCGACGCCGGGACCCGCGCCCCCGTGGACGTCGGGGTGGTGGCGCGGGCCACCGAGGAGGCCGGCCTGCGCTGCGTCCTGTCCGAGATCGTCTCGCACGGCGCGGACGGGCAGGCGCACCTGGGGCGGTGGGACGGCCATCCGCTGGTCCACCCCTCGCTGGCGATCGCCGTCCCCGAGGACGCGCCCGGCGAGGTCATCAAGCGGACCGCCGACCTGTGTGCCGAGGCCGGCGCGGTGCTGCAGATCCATGTGAACGAGCATCTGGCGTCGGTGGAACGCTCGTTGAAGAGCGTCGCCGCGGGCGACTCCTCGTGCGGCGCCGGCCGGATGTGGCTGGAGCACGCCACCGCGCACAGCGCCGACGCGGTCGGCCTGGGCTCGGTGACCGGCGAGATCGCGGTCGGCAAGGCCGCCGACTTCCTCGTCGTGGACCTCGATGTCCCCGAGCTCACGCCCTCCTACGACCTGCGCTGGGAACTCGTCCGCCTCGCGCACCGCGACCAGATCACCGCGGTCGTCGTGGGCGGCCGGCTCCGCCTGTGGTGCGGCCGGCCCCTGGACTGGGACGGCCCCGCGCTGGTCTCCCGGGCCGCGGAGCTGGGCCCCGAGGTCGTCCGCCGGGCCGGCCTGCACCGGGTGGAGCCGCCCCGGCCGGCGTAG